The following proteins come from a genomic window of Actinomarinicola tropica:
- a CDS encoding PilZ domain-containing protein — MDRERDTTTIHLSNRRIGHRVRPENLEVLWCLPGTVVGHRREKKRPPTGRVVDLSFTGMQVVAPLDKRIGRGTTIEVVLEGMTVPVRVRWIGEADEPGMGLHGVEMLHQSPDLTRLLTSIIEACDIRDGVELREPPPVRQTLW, encoded by the coding sequence ATGGACCGCGAGCGCGACACCACGACCATCCACCTGAGCAACCGACGCATCGGCCACCGCGTGCGCCCCGAGAACCTCGAGGTGCTGTGGTGCCTGCCGGGCACGGTGGTCGGGCACCGGCGGGAGAAGAAGCGCCCGCCGACCGGGCGCGTCGTGGACCTGTCGTTCACCGGGATGCAGGTGGTGGCGCCGCTCGACAAGCGGATCGGCCGGGGGACGACGATCGAGGTGGTGCTCGAGGGCATGACCGTGCCCGTGCGGGTGCGCTGGATCGGCGAGGCCGACGAGCCCGGCATGGGGCTGCACGGCGTGGAGATGCTGCACCAGAGCCCGGACCTGACCCGGCTGCTCACGTCGATCATCGAGGCGTGCGACATCCGCGACGGCGTCGAGCTGCGGGAGCCGCCCCCCGTGCGCCAGACGCTCTGGTAG
- a CDS encoding helix-turn-helix domain-containing protein, whose product MRSDHPLTLTVEQAGQVLGIGRSTAYELIRSGDLKCIRLRRRIVVPVAHLADRPGVDSEAVRSAVQYRSTSTERSQSAALPAAPSARVVRDCDASEPTLF is encoded by the coding sequence ATGAGAAGCGATCATCCACTCACTCTCACCGTCGAGCAGGCCGGCCAGGTGCTCGGCATCGGCCGCTCCACCGCCTACGAGCTCATCCGCAGCGGTGACCTGAAGTGCATCCGCCTCCGCCGGCGCATCGTGGTTCCCGTCGCTCACCTCGCCGACCGCCCCGGCGTCGACAGCGAGGCTGTGCGGTCGGCGGTTCAGTACCGTTCGACCTCCACGGAGCGCTCCCAGTCGGCTGCTTTGCCGGCTGCCCCATCGGCACGAGTGGTCCGCGATTGCGATGCGAGCGAACCGACCCTGTTCTGA
- a CDS encoding site-specific DNA-methyltransferase, producing the protein MAQKSDLELRWTNKDLELHAVGDRAYEWLSRSDERAAAPVSLREITTLGHEDDRPSGTIVVGDALHALRALTRVPEGHGAGGVRLVYIDPPYNTGQAFAQYADSLTHSAWLSMLRDRLVALKPLLSPLGSVWLHLDDAEQHRARCVLDEVFGPDAFVATIIWQKRTTRESRSAFSSNHDYIHVYAPAGPQKWKHSRNLLPKDPAELRNRDNDPRGPWADAPFTAPGFRANQHYAIVNPAGEVLQPPRGRSWYATQPVYERLRSENRIWFPRNGAGLPRLKLFPDQLKGLVPFSLWGPDEGGTNDDAKRHLMALFPDVEAFATPKPEQLLERIIHIGSDPGDLVVDFFGGSGTTAAVAHKMGRRWIAVERSLETVANFMIPRLTRVTRGEDSGGVTETVGWRGGGAFTVSEVAPTAGEERPLDWDEVLRASELQSSDQRVSGGNRANSRVTVAPTLFDIENASESHVA; encoded by the coding sequence ATGGCACAGAAGAGCGACCTCGAGCTGAGGTGGACCAACAAGGACCTTGAGCTCCATGCCGTCGGCGACCGCGCGTACGAGTGGCTCTCGCGGTCCGACGAGAGGGCCGCAGCCCCCGTGAGTCTCAGGGAGATCACGACGCTCGGACATGAGGACGACCGACCGAGTGGCACGATCGTCGTCGGCGATGCCCTACACGCTCTACGTGCGCTGACACGGGTTCCCGAGGGTCACGGAGCCGGTGGTGTCCGGCTTGTGTACATCGATCCCCCGTACAACACGGGCCAGGCCTTCGCCCAGTATGCAGACTCGCTAACGCACTCAGCCTGGCTCTCAATGCTCCGAGACCGATTGGTTGCGTTGAAGCCGCTGCTTTCCCCGTTGGGGAGTGTCTGGCTTCACTTGGACGACGCGGAGCAGCATCGGGCCCGCTGCGTACTTGATGAGGTTTTCGGGCCTGACGCCTTCGTTGCAACGATCATCTGGCAGAAGCGGACAACGCGGGAATCCCGGTCCGCCTTCTCAAGCAACCACGACTACATCCACGTCTACGCACCAGCCGGCCCTCAGAAATGGAAGCACTCAAGAAATCTGCTGCCGAAGGATCCTGCCGAACTCCGCAATCGTGACAATGACCCGCGAGGGCCGTGGGCCGATGCGCCATTCACGGCTCCCGGGTTCCGCGCCAATCAGCACTACGCAATCGTGAACCCTGCCGGCGAGGTGCTCCAACCGCCTCGTGGCCGCAGTTGGTACGCGACGCAGCCGGTCTACGAGCGGCTTCGCAGTGAGAACAGAATCTGGTTCCCTCGCAACGGTGCTGGACTCCCTCGCCTCAAGCTCTTTCCGGATCAGTTGAAGGGCCTGGTCCCATTCTCGCTCTGGGGTCCCGACGAGGGGGGAACGAACGATGACGCTAAGCGCCATCTCATGGCTCTCTTTCCAGACGTGGAAGCGTTCGCGACGCCGAAGCCCGAGCAGCTACTCGAGAGAATCATCCACATCGGGTCCGACCCGGGGGACTTGGTCGTCGACTTCTTCGGGGGCTCCGGAACCACCGCTGCTGTTGCTCACAAGATGGGGCGTCGCTGGATTGCGGTCGAACGGTCGCTCGAAACTGTCGCCAATTTCATGATTCCGCGACTGACTCGAGTGACACGGGGTGAGGACTCCGGAGGAGTAACAGAAACCGTCGGGTGGCGCGGCGGTGGAGCGTTCACGGTGTCCGAGGTCGCGCCGACCGCAGGGGAGGAGCGCCCGCTGGACTGGGATGAGGTGCTGCGAGCGAGCGAACTGCAATCCAGTGATCAGCGAGTCAGCGGCGGCAACAGGGCCAACTCGAGGGTGACCGTGGCTCCGACGCTCTTCGACATCGAGAACGCCTCAGAATCGCATGTTGCGTGA
- a CDS encoding DNA adenine methylase — MARDAATAAQAGADTAGAEEAGAVGLRPLPTLDDRPLRPFIKWAGGKTRLLKRLLPHVPESFRAYHEPFLGGGAMFFAVRDRGNGTAHLSDLNEDLINAWTAVRDHEKELQRLLRRYKSCDSKDFYYEQRPLQPADPLERAARFIYLNQTSWNGLWRVNRRGEFNVPWGQRPFRGLSSADLLTYRAALRHARIHLADFREALDRPRKGDFVYLDPPYLPLSDTSKFFLYTEKRFREPDLRELAACCEDLTKRGVSWMLSNRDTPLVRELFAHARIVGLTARRSVAAQNQRDVEAVDSPEVIVVGPERTRG; from the coding sequence TTGGCACGGGATGCAGCAACAGCAGCACAGGCAGGCGCCGACACGGCAGGTGCTGAGGAGGCGGGCGCCGTTGGACTCCGTCCGCTACCGACGCTCGACGATCGCCCCCTGCGGCCGTTCATCAAATGGGCTGGGGGAAAGACACGCCTCCTGAAGCGCCTGCTGCCCCACGTGCCTGAGAGCTTCAGGGCGTACCACGAGCCGTTCCTTGGTGGCGGCGCCATGTTCTTCGCGGTTCGCGACCGAGGGAACGGCACAGCCCATCTCTCAGATCTGAACGAGGACCTCATCAACGCGTGGACCGCTGTTCGTGATCACGAGAAGGAACTTCAGCGGCTCCTTCGAAGGTACAAGTCCTGCGATTCGAAGGACTTCTACTACGAGCAGCGCCCGTTGCAGCCCGCCGACCCGCTGGAGCGTGCAGCCAGGTTCATCTACTTGAACCAGACCTCTTGGAACGGCCTATGGCGGGTGAATCGACGGGGAGAATTCAACGTGCCATGGGGTCAACGCCCCTTTCGGGGACTTTCATCGGCCGACCTATTGACCTATCGCGCGGCGTTACGACATGCGCGGATCCACCTCGCTGACTTTCGTGAAGCGCTTGATCGCCCTCGCAAGGGTGACTTTGTGTACCTCGATCCGCCCTATCTCCCGCTTTCTGATACTTCAAAGTTCTTCCTCTACACCGAGAAGCGATTTCGAGAACCAGACCTCCGAGAGCTCGCCGCGTGCTGCGAGGACCTCACGAAGCGCGGGGTCAGTTGGATGTTGTCGAATAGGGATACGCCGCTCGTAAGGGAGTTGTTCGCCCACGCACGAATCGTCGGGCTCACAGCCCGCCGTTCAGTTGCCGCTCAAAACCAGCGCGACGTCGAGGCTGTCGACTCTCC